ACCAGAATTCTCATCAATTCAAAAAATTTCTCGTTTGTGTAAAAAAAACTTTCCTAAAATTGAAAGTAAACTCACAGATTTTCTACCAGTTTCTTTTCAACAAGCCAATTTATCAGAATCCTTTCCAAGTGGTAGCCAGCTTGTTGCAGAACTGTACGATAGCGGTTTGATAAATGCAAAATCTACCAATCCCCTTGGTGCAGGTTTTGTTTATTTATACTCTGCTCAAAAGCCTGCTGCGAGATAATGCTGAACTGTATAAAGCAACCCCTCATCCAATTTATGAGTTGGTTCCCACCCCAACTTATTTTTAATCTTAGAATTGTCTATTGCATACCGCCAATCGTGCCCAGGTCTATCTGTCACAAAAGAAATGAGGGATTCATAGTTTATAGAAGCTGGTTTTAATTGATTCATAATTTTACAAATCATTTTTACTAAACTCATATTACTCACTTCAGTATTGCCACCAACATTAAAACACTCTCCAACACAAGAGCGTTGTAATACAGCATCGATAGCAGAACAGTGATCAATCACATACAGCCAATCTCTAATGTTACTTCCATCTCCATATACAGGAATGCGCTGCTGCTCTAAACAGCTTCTAATCACGGTTGGAATGAGTTTTTCTGAATGCTGAAATCGACCATAATTGTTAGAACAATTCGTAATAGAAATTGGTAAACCATAAGTATTTGCATACGCTTTCACCAAATGATCCGAACTTGCCTTCGTTGCCGAATACGGAGACTGTGGATCATAAGGCGTGATTTCAGAAAATGGAAGATCATGCAATGACAACGAACCGTACACTTCGTCCGTAGAAATATGATGAAAACGACATTGATTTTGAGTTAATTTTTTTTCAACAATCCACACTTGACGCGCAGCCTCTAGCAATTGAAACGTGCCAAGCACATTTGTTTGCACAAAATGCAGAGGATTTTCGATGGAACGATCAACATGACTTTCTGCCGCAAAATTTATAATTTTTGTTATTGAATATTGTCTTAACAAATTTACAATTAAATTTTGATCACAAATATCACCTTGTACAAATTTATGGGAATACAAATCAGATAAATTTGACAAATTTTTTAATGAACCAGCATAAGTGAGTTTATCTAAACTTATTATTTTTATTTTATGATATTTTTCAAACATGTATCTAACAAAATTTGAGCCAATAAATCCCGCAGCCCCTGTTACAAGCAAAACATCTTCATGCACCATTTCGCACCCTGCCCAATAAAACATTTACACATGATTGTTCAATACTTTTAGAAGATATTTGCCATAGCTATTTTTAGATAAAGCCAGAGCTAATTTTTCGAGTTGATCAGCGGAAATAAAACCTTTACGCCACGCAATTTCTTCTGGACAACAAATTTTTAAACCCTGTCTTTCTTCTAATACAGAAACATATAATGAGGCTTCAAGCAAAGACCGAGGGGTTCCTGTATCTAGCCACGCAACACCTCTACCTAATATTTCTACTTTTAATTTTTGCAAACTTAAATATTTTTTTAAGATATCTGTAATTTCGAGTTCGCCACGCAACGATGGTTTGAGTTCTTTTGCAAATTGTACAACATTGCAATCAAAAAAATAAAGCCCTGTAATTGCAATATTTGACTTAGGATCTGTGGGCTTTTCTTCTATTGAAATAATTTGCCCTTGAGCATCAAAATTTACAATACCATACCGCTCAGGATCATTAACAGAATAACCAAAAACCAAACCGCCTTCTAAATCCTTGCGACAATCTTCAAGGTAATGCATAAAACTTTGGCCATGAAAAATATTATCACCTAACATTAAGCACACATCGCTTTTACCAATAAAATGTTCGCCAATTAAAAAGGCTTGAGGGAGTCCTGCAGGCTCGCGCTGTTCGGCATAAGATAAAGAAATTCCTAAGCTGCTTCCATCTCCTAAGAGTTCTTGAAACAAGAGGAGATCTCTTGGGGTAGAAATAATCAAAATTTCTTTAATATTTGCCATTATCAGCATTGAAAGAGAGTAGTAAATCATTGGTTTATCATAAACAGGAATCAACTGTTTACTTATAACTTGGGTCACAGGAAATAGACGGGTTCCAAGACCTCCGGCTAAAATTATTCCTTTCACGAAACCTCCTCCAAATCCCTTGACACAAACCTTAAGGCGCTTAGCCTTTATCTTACTGCCTTGCACCAAACAGGCAAACACAAAACCTCTTTATAGGAGACTTTCATGAATAAATCTATCCGTCCTTTAAACGATCGCATTCTTTTGAAACGTATTGAAGCAGAACAAAAAACAGCTGGAGGCATTCTTATACCAGATAATGCTAAAGAAAAACCTCTAGAAGGCAAAGTGATTGCAGTTGGAAACGGTAAAATATTGGAAAACGGCACACACCAAACTCCTGATGTCAAAACTGGTGATAAGGTTTTATTTGGCAAATGGAGTGGCAATGAAATCAAAATTGATGGCGAAGAATTTTTGCTTGTTAAAGAAGACGAAATTCTTGCAGTAATTGAAGCTTAATGTATATACTTTTTCTGTTTTCTTAAGTTAACTAAACTATTATTTTTTATACAGAGGATAAAGACAATGGCTGCTAAAATGATTTCCTTTAATGAAAATGCACAGAAAAAAATTCTTTTTGGAGTTAATACGCTTGCAAGTGCCGTTAAGGTCACATTAGGTCCCAAAGGACGCAACGTTTTAATTGAAAAGAGCTATGGTGCTCCTTTAATTACTAAAGACGGCGTCACCGTTGCAAAAGAAATTGAGCTCGAAGACAAGTTTGAAAACATGGGCGCCCAAATGGTGAAAGAGGTTGCTTCTAAAACCAACGATGATTCTGGTGACGGAACCACAACGGCAACTGTGTTAGCACAAGCCATTTATCGCGAAGGCTTCAAAATGTTAGCGGCAGGACATGCTCCGAGCGAACTCAAAAGAGGCATCGACAAAGCTGTTGAAAGAGTGATCCAAAATCTTAAAAACATGGCACGCCCTGTGAGCGAGTCTGAAGTTAAGCATGTTGCAACAATTTCTGCCAACAACGACCCTAGCATTGGCAAAATGATTGCAGACGCAATGAAAAAAGTAGGCCAAGATGGTGTGATCACTGTTGAAGAATCAAAAGGTCTTGAAACATCTGTTGACGTTGTTGAAGGCA
This region of Spirobacillus cienkowskii genomic DNA includes:
- the groES gene encoding co-chaperone GroES produces the protein MNKSIRPLNDRILLKRIEAEQKTAGGILIPDNAKEKPLEGKVIAVGNGKILENGTHQTPDVKTGDKVLFGKWSGNEIKIDGEEFLLVKEDEILAVIEA
- the rfbB gene encoding dTDP-glucose 4,6-dehydratase → MVHEDVLLVTGAAGFIGSNFVRYMFEKYHKIKIISLDKLTYAGSLKNLSNLSDLYSHKFVQGDICDQNLIVNLLRQYSITKIINFAAESHVDRSIENPLHFVQTNVLGTFQLLEAARQVWIVEKKLTQNQCRFHHISTDEVYGSLSLHDLPFSEITPYDPQSPYSATKASSDHLVKAYANTYGLPISITNCSNNYGRFQHSEKLIPTVIRSCLEQQRIPVYGDGSNIRDWLYVIDHCSAIDAVLQRSCVGECFNVGGNTEVSNMSLVKMICKIMNQLKPASINYESLISFVTDRPGHDWRYAIDNSKIKNKLGWEPTHKLDEGLLYTVQHYLAAGF
- the rfbA gene encoding glucose-1-phosphate thymidylyltransferase RfbA, which gives rise to MKGIILAGGLGTRLFPVTQVISKQLIPVYDKPMIYYSLSMLIMANIKEILIISTPRDLLLFQELLGDGSSLGISLSYAEQREPAGLPQAFLIGEHFIGKSDVCLMLGDNIFHGQSFMHYLEDCRKDLEGGLVFGYSVNDPERYGIVNFDAQGQIISIEEKPTDPKSNIAITGLYFFDCNVVQFAKELKPSLRGELEITDILKKYLSLQKLKVEILGRGVAWLDTGTPRSLLEASLYVSVLEERQGLKICCPEEIAWRKGFISADQLEKLALALSKNSYGKYLLKVLNNHV